CTTGATAACAGCAGAAAATCAACAGTATTCATACATAAAACGTCATTTGTGATATAATCTCTCCAAGTATGTTATAATAGAAGTCGTATTTTATGACATATATTAGAAGAAATCGGACTTTTTCAATGAACGAGTTACTAGCATTCTTACAAGAGCACTTTTACTTATACCGTTTTCCTGGGCTATTTTTTGGATCTTCTCGTTTTCATTTTCGGTAAAACGAATAGTAATTACCTTGGTTCTATTTGGAATAAGAATTTCTTTATCTTCCATATTTTCAAGTGGGTTATAGTTGTCCTTATCATACTTTTCTGCATCTCCTAATAATTGTTCATCAGTAATTTGCCCTAGACTGGCAACGTCTTTAACCCTTTTGACCTTTATTGTTCTTCTTTTTCTTTCACTCATTTTGTAACACCTCTCTTTCTTGGAAATATAACTGTGTAAGACCTGAATCAGCCCAATAGGCAGTTATGATATAAAGGTTTCCATCCGGGAACAAACGGCCAACAATAAACATGACTTTACCGGTTTCAGTCTCGCAAAGGATTTCATAAAGGTTGCCTGAAGATTTTTCTTTGTCCAAGGGAGTGACGGATTTTTGTCTGGGTTTCATAACGAGTATGAACGGGTCACTCAGCGCATCAACTAAGTCGTCAACATATACTTTGTGTTTATCTATTAATTTCAGTTCAATATCCTCTTTAAGGATCAAGGTTCCATTAAAGCATTTTAAAAATTCAGAGCTGAAAATTCTTTTAAATATCACATGGTTCACCTACTTGTGACAAAGTATGACATTGTATAACGATGTATTACAATCGCGTTATTATTATATATTATTTTAGGGTTTGAAGCAAGACCCGGCACATCGCCTAACATTTTAGCCGTGTTTCCGCAGTTGAGCATGCAAAAACACCGGTTAGGCACTGGCCCTACCGGCGTCAAGTCATTACTCAATATGCTCAATTGCGGCAACACGTGTTGGACGAAGCCGCGGGTTCAGAAACATTATGGGGATTCAAAGTTTTGTAAACCCCGGCTAAACTCTTGATAACAGCAGAAAGTCAACAGTGGACATGAGGGTGGAACATAAGGTTTTGTCCCCAGGTATGCAGGACAAGGGTAGCGCCAATTTGTGCACCCAGGTACTTCTTATCACAGGCAAGTTCCTTCAGGGTATCTGAAGCAGCTTGGAACAGGATAGAATACACTTCTTTCTGATTCCTGAGAGCAATTTGAT
This DNA window, taken from Phosphitispora fastidiosa, encodes the following:
- a CDS encoding plasmid mobilization protein, which codes for MSERKRRTIKVKRVKDVASLGQITDEQLLGDAEKYDKDNYNPLENMEDKEILIPNRTKVITIRFTENENEKIQKIAQENGISKSALVRMLVTRSLKKSDFF